ATATCGAAGATATATCATTATCACTTCCCTCCTCAAACTCTTGCGTTAAATATTGGTCCACAACTGATGACCACTTGTCTTTCCCTAAAATACTTCCTAGTAATAATGACATGGCATAGTCTTTTAGATCCAATGAAAGTTTTAAAGCGTCGTCATGGGCGCCAGTTTGCAACAATGTCAGAATTCGAACTAGGGACGCATTATCAAGTTTATAGGCGTTTGGCTCTGATATTCTACTTGTAAAGGGTTGAGAAAGATAAGGTAGCAAAACACTCGAATCGTATAATACATTGTTCACATTCTTGAATGAGTAGTTAGGCTCTAGTCTTAACTTTAAAATCTCTAGCAAGACAATTAAGTCACTAGCCCCTCTATTTTTGCTCTCCTCtaaatatatttcaatCCATTTGACTATATCTTTAACTTTTGACTTCCCTCTGATCAATGGTCCGGGATATTGCTCTAGTGTTTTATCAAGAGATATAACCGAATCATGGGTGAGTATATTAATAGATTCTATCTTTGGTTCTACACCACTCATATATCCCTGAGAAGTTGGTAAAGCAGACACAATTTTAGAAGACTTACCCCAATGGAAAATTGGGAATTGACGACGCATAATATAAGAATTGTCTACATGTCTAGGAGCATTGCTTGTGATTTCATTTGTCGTGACGGTATTCATATGAGGTGGCTTTATTGTTGTAATATCTGGCTGAGGGTACGAAGTTAAGCCGTGGATTGGGAGATTTGGAGCTAATACGGCCCCGCCACTGGGTAGAgatggttgttgttgctgttgttggtggGATAGCTGAGgatgattttgatattgctgttgttgctgttggaaCTGTGGCTGTACCGTGGGAGCATATTTGCTACTATGTGCATGATTTGCCGGTGCATATATGCTAGAATTGGAGCGCGCGTGTGTTCTTCTAGTTGAGTTTACTGAAGATGCACTATTAGGTGAAAGGACAGCTGGGACGTTAGTTGATATATTTGAGATTCCTTGCGAAGGTCCATTTGTAACAGAAGTAGCCGGAAAATTGTAGGTGCTTGATTCACCGGGTAATGGAATAGGAACTGTAAGGCTTGGTTTCCCTTTGAAAGAACCTGTGCTACTGATGGATAAGTTGTTGCGGGTTGATGATTTCATTGGTTGGCTTGGACTATATGGTGTACTCTTTACAGTGCTGACTGGAACATTATTTGAAACAGGGGCATATGGGTTAATAGGACCTCTGCCTGATGGGGGGATAGTCTCGTTTTGCTGTTCAGGATTGTTACCGTAAGGCGATCTTACTGTTCCAAAGGAATTAGGAACTGCAACATTGCCCATCCCATGTTGTCCAATATTTGGAGTGACTTGTGAGTTTACAGTCTCTGATTGAAGTTTGGGAGCATAAGGATTAACTGGTGGCTCGGCACTATTTATTCTTTGATGACCTGGTACTGACAGCACGGAAGACGATGATGCCTTTGATAATAACGTTGGAGCATAATTATTTTGAGAAGCTACTCGAACAGGGGCTGCTCGCGTAGGTTTCATCTCGTTTATTGGAAGTTCCGCATAAAACGGCTTTTGTGGCTTTGGAGATTTATGGTTCGTGGATAAAGTTCTAACCGGAGGGACCACAGACGATTTCTGGCTAGCAGAACTTGGAAACGAGGTTTGTTTCGAAGAAAAGATTGGGCTTGTGACACGAACAGGCTTACCGCGTTTAATATCTTGTTTTACTAAGTCCAATGGAAAGTCGTATGCATCCGTTTTATGTTTTGCTTCATCCAATTTCTTTTGCAGGTCAAGGACGTTGTGGTTAGAAGCATTCGGTGTATCAAAATTGTTAATTAGTTTTGGTTTCACTACGCCTGGAACAACTGGTACAGATGCAGGATTGGCAGGGTACGCGTAAGATGATGACTGTGAGATAGACACCCcttgttgttgtatatTAGCTCCAAGACCTATTTTCGGCTCATAAGGGTTTCCATGTGgttgatattgatgagGATTTACATGAGaggtggaagaagaagtaacAGAAGGTACGTAAttcctatttttttcactcttcttttctatcGATGATAAATTGATACTCTCATTCTCGTCAGAATCCAAAAGACTATCTTCGTCATCCAACaaatcattatcattatctaagaaagagaatttcGCCGGGCCTTCTGATGAAGCTCGTGTATTTTGAGCGACCGAAGGTTCATTTTCCCATGGTAAAGATTCATGGTCCTCTTCATTTAAGCCACTAAAGAGCTCATCGCCAGCAATTTTGTCATTGTGAATAGAAGTTTCCTGATCGTCTTGtgcatcatcttcattttgGCCTGCTGATGAATTTAATTCAGGTTTCAAAACTTCTTCTAAATGTGCATCATCGTCAGAGGGCAAAAGAtcagaatcatcatcaaaaataGCATCTATATTAGGCCTAACTGTTGAAGTTTGGGGAGAGGTGagtttttcattatttattGAATTTCCCGAAGAATTGTCTTGACCTTGaggtttttgttgttctgtCTGATTTAGCCACGAATAATCGACGTTATTATcagaacttgaagagaaCAGTTCACtaacttcattttttgCATCGTTAACAAGTTTTGAATGCTCAGTGAAAGCGTTAGATGGTACCGATACACCTGGCTCAGAATTAGTAGCCAAGCTATCTTGAGTTGTAGGCGCAGGTGTTGGGTTAGTGCCAATCGCGGCAAAAAAGTCTGATCCTTCATGCGCATCGTTATTCCCGAATAGGTCTTCTATATGCGAATCTGCCACAGTAGTTACATGCTCTGAATTTTGGACTGCTAGGACTGACGTGTTTACATTGGACGCCCCTGGCGTTTCCTGAGATAgttcaacaatattttcattcaatGAACTTTCGGTATCTTTTTGTATGGATTCAGTCATGGACTCCTTTGAGAAATATTGAGTTTCTGGTTGAGCATTTACTTCTGTTGCTGCTTCTGATACTGGCTCACGGACCTTTGGTTCTGTTGAGGAATACTGAATCTCAAAGTGAGCCTCTGGATCCACCGGAGCATGCTGAACTTCTGGTTCTGCCACTTGTTCTGCGACTGGCTCTTCTGGAGAATAACGAACCGCTGTTTCAACCTCCGGTTCTGCTacaatttcttgaacttctgGATCTTCCATTTGTTCTGCGACTGGTTCATGTGGAGAATATTGAGCCTCTGTTTGGGCTTCAGGATCTACTGGACCATGATGAACTTCTGATTCTGCCACTTGTTCTGCGACCGGCTCTTCTGGAGAATAACCAGCCTCTGTTTCAACCTCCGGTTCTGCTAtaatttcttgaacttctgGATCTTCCATTTGTTCTGCGATTGGTTCATGTGGAGAATATTGAGCCTCTGTTTGAGCTTCAGGATCTACTGGACCATGCTGAACTTCTGGTTCTGCCACTTGTTCTGCGACTGGCTCTTCTGGAGAATAACGAACCGCTGTTTCAACCTCCGGTTCTGCTacaatttcttgaacttctgGATCTTCCATTTGTTCTGCGACTGGTTCATGTGGAGAATATTGAGCCTCTGTTTGAGCTTCAGGATTTACTGGACCATGTTGAACGTCGGATTGGTCCTCCGGTTCCTCAGCATCTGCTTTTGGATATGATTGAGGAATAGCTGtaacttcttgttcaatttgACTTGTAGTTGACTCTTGGATTTCGGCATCTTTCATCTCTTCCTCAAACGGAGGAACTGATAGCTTCTCTACAGTGGTTTCTGGAACCTCTGGAACTATGTGTTCCTCAGGTAGAATCATATTCTTATGAGCGATAGGATTCTCTTCAAAGGACGCATCCTTTAGCAGCTGATTAGAAGCGACCAATACAGAATGTTCATTATGCGATACTTTGTTGTCCAAAAGCTCTTCTGATCCTTCATCCAACTGGCTATCGATGCTTGTACTACTCACGTGACTTGTGGAATGAGCTTTCTCGACTGATTCCGGTGCAGAAATTGATTGAGAAAGAGGCTTATCCTGTGTTATCGGTTCATCAGAGGTTGAACCACTTACTAAAGAAGCTCTCTTCTGCTTATTTttgagcttctttttctgatttttcctcttcttaGCATCAGTGACCATTGTACTGATTTCGTATAACTGTAAATCCAATAGATTCCCCTCGTTTTAGTTGAATTCACCTTTCAACTATCAAAATATGGTTGCAAAATCACGTCGCAATATGAAAAAGTCGAATTGTCTAATGAGTTGGATTTTGACCTTCTATTCAATACTGTTTgatcattcttttctttggatcAAATTCAGAATACATGATACTTAAGCTATTTATTCATATCCTTTCCTCTATTATTTTCTGTTAAACATAACCAAATTCCACTAACGCAAGAAAAAGGTCGCTGAAGTCATCATAAACGACTAGAACGGTTTTCCAGAATTTacaatcacgtgactcaGTCGTTGGCGATAATAGGCTACCTAAATATCAATTGTTCTAGATAACTAACTCTTATGATTCAAGTCATGTATATAAAGTCAAATAATGACTGAGAGAAGGATACCTTCTACCAAGTATATCTTGCTTAGTTAGAGGGATAGTGGAAAAGATATAGTAGAGACTATGTATACgaatatatcatcaatctcttATTATGGAAAGAAGCAGGGTAATCACTAAAATTATGATCCAGCTTCAATATTAGTTGTTGAGTATGACACCTTGTTAAAAACTCTGTGCCGAGGCACGTGACTCAAATATGATGTCTAATAATTGCTTTCTAACAAATATTACCATACGTTGAGTTATTTTGAAGGAGCAAATATTCCTTGAGAGGGCACCGActaatatcaaaaactATCAAAAAACCTCAGTTTGAAATTTTAGAGTAGTAACTTGAAGGGAATGAACGTGATGATCAAACTGTAACACGAATAAAAGGATAAGCCGCCAcacgaagaagaattttgGATCAAAGGCACGAAGGGGTCCCAATTTAATTAACAAAATAAAGGATAAGATATGATGAAAGGTACTCACGTCCGCAAAAAGTGTCAGGTCAGTTTCAAATCCTACTGTTTCAATATAAGGAAATGCGTTAGAAATGCTTCACCAATTTACCAAGTAAATATCTCTTGCCATTAGAAAACCCACAatatattaaaaaagacaacaacaaatata
The Kluyveromyces marxianus DMKU3-1042 DNA, complete genome, chromosome 1 DNA segment above includes these coding regions:
- the SEC16 gene encoding COPII coat assembly protein SEC16, which translates into the protein MVTDAKKRKNQKKKLKNKQKRASLVSGSTSDEPITQDKPLSQSISAPESVEKAHSTSHVSSTSIDSQLDEGSEELLDNKVSHNEHSVLVASNQLLKDASFEENPIAHKNMILPEEHIVPEVPETTVEKLSVPPFEEEMKDAEIQESTTSQIEQEVTAIPQSYPKADAEEPEDQSDVQHGPVNPEAQTEAQYSPHEPVAEQMEDPEVQEIVAEPEVETAVRYSPEEPVAEQVAEPEVQHGPVDPEAQTEAQYSPHEPIAEQMEDPEVQEIIAEPEVETEAGYSPEEPVAEQVAESEVHHGPVDPEAQTEAQYSPHEPVAEQMEDPEVQEIVAEPEVETAVRYSPEEPVAEQVAEPEVQHAPVDPEAHFEIQYSSTEPKVREPVSEAATEVNAQPETQYFSKESMTESIQKDTESSLNENIVELSQETPGASNVNTSVLAVQNSEHVTTVADSHIEDLFGNNDAHEGSDFFAAIGTNPTPAPTTQDSLATNSEPGVSVPSNAFTEHSKLVNDAKNEVSELFSSSSDNNVDYSWLNQTEQQKPQGQDNSSGNSINNEKLTSPQTSTVRPNIDAIFDDDSDLLPSDDDAHLEEVLKPELNSSAGQNEDDAQDDQETSIHNDKIAGDELFSGLNEEDHESLPWENEPSVAQNTRASSEGPAKFSFLDNDNDLLDDEDSLLDSDENESINLSSIEKKSEKNRNYVPSVTSSSTSHVNPHQYQPHGNPYEPKIGLGANIQQQGVSISQSSSYAYPANPASVPVVPGVVKPKLINNFDTPNASNHNVLDLQKKLDEAKHKTDAYDFPLDLVKQDIKRGKPVRVTSPIFSSKQTSFPSSASQKSSVVPPVRTLSTNHKSPKPQKPFYAELPINEMKPTRAAPVRVASQNNYAPTLLSKASSSSVLSVPGHQRINSAEPPVNPYAPKLQSETVNSQVTPNIGQHGMGNVAVPNSFGTVRSPYGNNPEQQNETIPPSGRGPINPYAPVSNNVPVSTVKSTPYSPSQPMKSSTRNNLSISSTGSFKGKPSLTVPIPLPGESSTYNFPATSVTNGPSQGISNISTNVPAVLSPNSASSVNSTRRTHARSNSSIYAPANHAHSSKYAPTVQPQFQQQQQQYQNHPQLSHQQQQQQPSLPSGGAVLAPNLPIHGLTSYPQPDITTIKPPHMNTVTTNEITSNAPRHVDNSYIMRRQFPIFHWGKSSKIVSALPTSQGYMSGVEPKIESINILTHDSVISLDKTLEQYPGPLIRGKSKVKDIVKWIEIYLEESKNRGASDLIVLLEILKLRLEPNYSFKNVNNVLYDSSVLLPYLSQPFTSRISEPNAYKLDNASLVRILTLLQTGAHDDALKLSLDLKDYAMSLLLGSILGKDKWSSVVDQYLTQEFEEGSDNDISSIYLLGTIFQVFIGNSKKVIDSFRTSPQKMEWASNNWRLLLSCVLNNVDEVSSNGPLSPLVVEFLLQYGEFLVGRQLLIPASIAFILADIPMSEEPLIPGSTITFEAIGSANAFESLMLSEIYEFSYKQKDSSFSGFTSLATQKIIHAAALSDYGLNALATKYLDTVQGLLKLLPKNTEASLNILRFIEDISNQLSSNSIGWLGKPKLSSVWGQLDKSFNKFIGGDTDIDEQEAIGVEEKVFEKFTPTTSRNPSMVDLSQSAAYFTPALNRSHISQPHSTTNSAMKAPLKKNSSSIMPSRDLSSKYGPPETRHLISYKGETHGHVSNPDSSYGNPSMPGLNKPVQFESPYGTRNPQIHQHESPYHPRMNSSSDSHLPLLTQPTFPISKHAHSNSNSSASSYKEQLHPVKPPLHRVSSSNIQSTVKQTYPAKNQTSNSSKTLPLESLFDETVTTNSTNDSARTSVVAPSQSYEERNQLPVDEVVEEIEHEIDAELDELQHSEFSDDNISRNMEENVRSDFRPDFESISNAPPVLTSHKNGEEQSQSEATSSTSLKNGHSRQPSIPKVEPLNPYAPKAKESSFSGVGKRSKNPYAPSSVSHTGSSVSDIRNRSPHVADASPPVESSPRWTNSENTPDNYNPPNRAAYENVNNRESDIVWENNLKDSSSRAFTPPIAESRENSMLVTGLPPHLQENSSELPLSEIKDPVIRPVKSSSVTPLIVDDEDNEEYYDDVVEDTDDDDEEQISISSIKKEMSDNRIKENQKQQQQQQQQQQKDIDEVEPLSDEEDTKKADDKKKQHQASSGWLGWFKKDPNEKKPIKAKLGHKNNFYYDEKLKRWINKDATEEEKVKVATPPPPPPIVKRKISQTPEIKPRQGSVVGGPALRTAHAVMPTNPLTGKPLDPIKDLTDTVKPEENSPPSSPPPTLMNSTVKLSGTKANGLDDLMALAGGPNSGHSTRRKKRSTRGYVNVMEKL